In Aspergillus luchuensis IFO 4308 DNA, chromosome 1, nearly complete sequence, the following are encoded in one genomic region:
- a CDS encoding uncharacterized protein (COG:S;~EggNog:ENOG410Q2TG), whose amino-acid sequence MLVDLENQVSDIVLDQYQIDRSHMGLYFLENLENEGQRTTGADIYGPRTLFPADVPILFQPMSRAELEKYPILPSKQPRMRDYDPAIAGESPSSQKHRIYQWAYHLLGWVEDSVSQCGVRENAKTLDERLHRQRKLKNIHWPDPFYLGCMLFGAYPSVHDQWGTILRIEPDMVDGHRIYPHLTIGLALSHCGKESSMLYEELAVIISAMQCRALQPRVPEDKALFEEDIETIKSMPREFGNEKTFPLLLLSFPGPQNFRCFHVCMRGTRMLILQSKLYSFEKKETAPIELLVRLAMSQPLSEN is encoded by the exons ATGCTGGTGGATTTAGAGAATCAAGTAAGTGATATAGTCCTGGATCAGTACCAAATTGATCGCAGTCATATGGGACTATATTTTCTTGAAAACCTTGAAAATGAAGGACAGAGAACTACAGGAGCAGATATATATGGGCCACGAACACTGTTTCCCGCTGATGTCCCAATTCTTTTTCAACCCATGTCCCGAGCGGAGCTTGAAAAGTACCCCATTTTACCGTCAAAACAGCCGAGAATGAGGGACTACGACCCCGCCATTGCCGGTGAATCGCCAAGTTCCCAGAAACACCGCATATACCAATGGGCCTACCATTTATTAGGCTGGGTGGAAGACTCCGTGAGTCAATGCGGAGTAAGAGAAAACGCGAAAACTTTAGATGAACGACTACATAGGCAAAGAAAACTGAAAAACATACA CTGGCCCGATCCGTTCTATCTAGGCTGCATGCTGTTTGGGGCATACCCTTCTGTTCACGACCAATGGGGAACAATTCTTCGGATCGAGCCAGATATGGTTGATGGCCACCGTATCTATCCCCATCTTACCATTGGCCTAGCTCTATCGCATTGCGGGAAAGAGAGCTCCATGCTCTACGAGGAACTCGCAGTGATTATATCTGCTATGCAATGCCGGGCTCTTCAGCCTCGGGTTCCAGAAGATAAGGCTTTGTTTGAGGAGGATATTGAGACTATAAAGTCCATGCCTCGGGAGTTTGGGAATGAAAAGacgtttcctcttctccttctgtcATTTCCGGGTCCCCAGAATTTCCGTTGTTTTCATGTCTGTATGCGTGGGACTCGGATGCTTATTCTACAGTCTAAGCTATACAGCTTCGAAAAAAAGGAGACTGCGCCGATTGAGCTTCTAGTACGCTTGGCAATGAGCCAGCCGTTATCAGAGAATTAA
- a CDS encoding uncharacterized protein (COG:S;~EggNog:ENOG410Q1SK): MYSTTTPLDLDYLNEQLLPRRYESEEEETSESEYGAHDHAFSPIKTAGPFDSDISADELSNVNSPESPVDKSSFARLLSAYPSGKQSRPVSMDTVKRSSGTTFVPDSYIFDDDDDVIIELPSPSATSPLQSPIFLQPTVYQPPASPLSQQSRSPSPALSESDEETDVLVAEQVKFVEPCAKPNLILISPVTDGSVVEEPEPMSAVSAVSADVPDRFPPGQGLYSLNQGTKSQPLLSDKRPDYLGHIKRGSLQLHSKYAKQAPKRADTDPFTTPRALADVPETAQPMTMRSRAMTWNRPQTSADSASNRGPKAGLLRRPPSMQSVGGAGGGYSLFPSTRRTPAYPSDEYHARSTSVSHSIASSDMSQPPSRTSSPAPYYSSPTFNRHRSGSSYSVSSVPGNISQRPPLRNSIMKSSTASSVYSASSLRSEVESVHSLEPRETAETEVAKTARRKKSFRRSKQPKLESTTTEPLPTTPKSFMGFMLRGRRKSTIQKS, encoded by the coding sequence ATGTATTCTACTACAACACCTCTGGATTTGGACTATCTCAATGAACAATTGCTTCCCCGGCGCTACGAatcggaagaagaggagacgtCAGAATCAGAATATGGGGCCCATGACCATGCCTTTTCGCCTATCAAGACTGCCGGTCCCTTCGACTCGGATATTAGTGCAGATGAGCTTTCCAATGTGAATTCCCCAGAGTCGCCAGTCGACAAGTCGTCATTCGCCCGCCTTCTGTCAGCCTATCCATCCGGTAAACAAAGTCGACCCGTATCCATGGATACGGTGAAACGAAGCAGTGGAACGACATTTGTACCAGATTCGTACATTtttgacgacgatgacgacgtgATCATTGAGCTGCCCTCCCCTAGTGCTACCTCTCCTTTGCAATCTCCCATCTTCCTTCAACCAACAGTCTACCAACCTCCGGCGTCTCCCCTGTCGCAACAGTCACGATCTCCGTCTCCGGCCCTCAGCGAGTCGGATGAAGAGACAGACGTGCTCGTAGCAGAGCAGGTCAAATTTGTGGAACCCTGCGCCAAACCTAATCTAATCCTAATCAGTCCCGTCACCGACGGATCAGTGGTCGAAGAACCTGAACCTATGTCGGCAGTTTCTGCTGTTTCTGCAGACGTTCCCGATCGTTTTCCACCGGGCCAAGGACTCTATTCCTTGAACCAAGGAACCAAATCACAGCCATTGTTGAGCGACAAACGGCCCGACTACTTGGGCCACATCAAGCGCGGCAGCTTGCAGCTGCACAGCAAATATGCGAAACAAGCCCCCAAACGGGCCGATACGGACCCCTTCACAACGCCCAGAGCTCTCGCGGATGTTCCTGAAACTGCCCAGCCGATGACCATGCGCTCGCGTGCTATGACGTGGAATCGACCGCAGACGTCCGCCGACAGTGCATCGAACCGCGGTCCCAAAGCGGgtctcctccgccgtccGCCATCTATGCAAAGtgtcggtggtgctggtggtggttactCTCTGTTCCCGAGCACCAGACGAACCCCTGCATATCCTAGCGATGAGTACCACGCTCGGTCCACCTCTGTGTCCCACTCGATCGCCAGCTCGGACATGAGCCAGCCACCCTCGCGCACATCCAGTCCAGCACCATACTACTCCTCGCCTACATTCAACCGACACCGCTCGGGTTCATCATACAGCGTGTCGAGCGTCCCCGGCAACATCTCACAGCGGCCGCCATTGCGTAACTCGATCATGAAGAGCTCAACCGCATCGAGCGTATACTCAGCCAGCAGCCTGCGATCGGAAGTGGAGAGCGTGCACAGTCTGGAACCACGGGAGACCGCCGAGACAGAAGTTGCCAAGACGGCGcggcggaagaagagtttTCGGCGCAGCAAGCAACCCAAGCTCGAGAGCACGACAACCGAACCGCTCCCAACAACTCCCAAGAGTTTCATGGGGTTCATGCTGCGAGGGCGGAGAAAGTCCACCATTCAAAAGTCCTAA
- a CDS encoding putative amino acid permease (COG:E;~EggNog:ENOG410PJF5;~InterPro:IPR002293;~PFAM:PF00324,PF13520;~TransMembrane:12 (i47-68o88-109i130-149o183-202i209-231o257-275i296-316o347-376i397-416o422-444i464-482o494-513i);~go_component: GO:0016020 - membrane [Evidence IEA];~go_function: GO:0022857 - transmembrane transporter activity [Evidence IEA];~go_process: GO:0055085 - transmembrane transport [Evidence IEA]), with product MAPSPHQQHSQLVVDPDTVPVGGEEVRSEAESREDAKLLKSMGYKPVLHRTYTLLENFSTTFAALYFVGGVRVTYSTGIAAGGNLAYWTSYLVTLVFTYITAAVIAEVCSASPSAGSIYLWAAESGGPRFGRLLGFVVAWWSTTAWTTFCASNTQSAVNYMLSELTVFDVDFPKDTSSVKFRAVQWICTEVLLALAALLNYLPPRFFKWVFYFSSFIVMLDFFLNVIWLPIGAANTWGFRTAEEAFMSTYNATGAPAGWNWCLSYLATAGILIGFDASGHVAEETKHASVTAARGIFWSTVVSGIGGLATIILFLFCAPDNDTLMSFGSPQPFVPLYAVVLGKGGHIFMNVICIVALWLNTAIAIVAASRLVFAVARDGVLPFSSWVSKVHNGQPRNAVIVVWGVSALISCTLLPSDVAFTSLVSAAGVPSAAAYGLICLGRLLCTPKRFPKPEWSLGRWSKPFQFIGVFWNGWVVAVLFSPYEFPVTGANLNYAPIIMAGVTIFALISYFITPESAWLPIDRISHFIDSKGAATETVEEVGSGDNHHQQQQPEATTSSSGREEN from the exons ATGGCCCCATCACCTCACCAACAACACTCGCAGCTCGTCGTCGACCCTGACACTGTTCcggttggaggagaagaggtcaGGAGCGAGGCAGAGTCCCGAGAAGATGCAAAGCTACTG AAATCTATGGGCTATAAGCCA GTCCTTCATAGGACATACACATTACTTGAAAACTTCTCGACGACATTCG CTGCTCTCTACTTTGTTGGAGGAGTGCGCGTCACTTATAGTACAGGTATCGCAGCAGGTGGTAACCTGGCTTACTG GACGAGTTATCTAGTCACTTTGGTTTTCACATATATTACCGCTGCTGTCATCGCGGAGGTATGCTCTGCCTCGCCCTCCGCGGGCTCTATCTACTTGTGGGCCGCAGAGTCTGGAGGCCCTCGCTTTGGAAGGCTACTTGGATTTGTGGTTGCTTGGTGGAGTACTACTGCCTGGACGACCTTCTGTGCTAGCAACACCCAATCTGCTGTCAACTACATGCTCTCG GAATTGACAGTCTTCGACGTCGACTTCCCGAAAGACACATCCAGTGTCAAGTTCCGTGCTGTCCAGTGGATCTGCACGGAAGTGTTGCTAGCATTGGCCGCACTTCTCAACTACCTGCCGC CTAGGTTCTTCAAATGGGTGTTCTACTTCTCGTCCTTCATCGTCAtgctggacttcttcctcaatgTCATCTGGCTGCCGATTGGCGCCGCCAACACCTGGGGTTTCCGCACGGCTGAAGAGGCATTCATGTCCACCTACAACGCCACAGGTGCCCCTGCAGGCTGGAACTGGTGTCTTTCCTACCTCGCCACTGCCGGTATCCTGATCGGGTTCGACGCCTCTGGTCACGTTGCAGAAGAGACCAAGCATGCTTCGGTGACGGCAGCACGTGGTATCTTCTGGAGTACTGTCGTCAGTGGCATTGGTGGTCTAGCAACTATCATTCTGTTCCTTTTCTGTGCA CCCGACAACGACACTCTCATGTCCTTCGGCTCTCCTCAACCATTCGTGCCCCTCTACGCCGTCGTCCTCGGTAAAGGAGGCCACATCTTCATGAACGTCATCTGCATAGTTGCATTGTGGCTC AACACAGCGATCGCCATCGTCGCCGCCTCCCGCCTCGTCTTCGCCGTCGCCCGCGACGGtgtcctccccttctccagCTGGGTCTCCAAAGTCCACAACGGCCAGCCCCGCAACGCCGTCATCGTAGTCTGGGGAGTCTCAGCACTCATCAGCTGCACGCTGCTACCCTCCGACGTGGCCTTCACATCTCTCGTCTCCGCCGCCGGAGTTCCCAGCGCCGCCGCATACGGCCTCATCTGCCTCGGCCGACTCCTCTGCACCCCGAAACGCTTCCCCAAGCCCGAGTGGAGTCTCGGTCGCTGGAGCAAGCCGTTCCAGTTCATCGGTGTCTTCTGGAACGGCTGGGTGGTAGCTGTGCTATTCTCTCCTTACGAGTTCCCCGTCACAGGTGCTAATCTAAACT ACGCCCCAATCATCATGGCCGGTGTGACCATCTTCGCTCTAATCTCCTACTTCATCACCCCCGAAAGCGCCTGGTTGCCTATCGACCGCATCTCGCATTTCATCGATAGCAAGGGTGCTGCAACCGAAACTGTCGAGGAAGTTGGTAGTGGtgataatcatcatcaacaacaacagcctgAGGCGACGACGTCTTCCTccgggagggaggagaactGA
- a CDS encoding uncharacterized protein (COG:S;~EggNog:ENOG410Q8QX) encodes MHSYRSHVINQNEQNPSSLDSLCEFLSTPRSDQQTSRLGVLEFTQPNCPPDYRKIDHQCLLRDLVSEETNIAGSCSLYCRIVLVENISRGIVEILGSTLDIDPLFFKAHIGRNGCSKNPMLEYADDSCQKFLTCHYPRAITLEGVQGSVECENYVRQINVDRDALLLHSTPENTFNASIQHRCSVWVKSYKSGGWLALILVDPPVLNGGFQLTPESSAVRPITTSGCRLFQVGNGDTTGTVLPDEGNRLSGPFCEGNNSSCPPRDGLFDDLIYYWTNRPASFFDITRPPMSFLAYFPIQIALAEWKNSNIAMVLFLRHYDSELIRRAVRKKLAETKKNLEDCTRPPKQSESSVSNLTGFRRWFMSTINPPQAHDKTTQPRESSEKKTRKINRSDPMFQTFMTMRTWIMPIITQDYRDIKYLRSHTLALPPIIDSYDAVINSLGQFASALDTILPVGKEFANDRTNTIIPFHREY; translated from the exons ATGCATTCTTACAGATCCCACGTGATCAACCAAAACGAACAGAACCCATCATCACTGGACTCGCTTTGTGAGTTCCTCAGCACTCCTCGGTCAGACCAACAAACTAGTCGACTGGGAGTGCTAGAGTTCACCCAGCCGAACTGTCCACCTGATTATCGCAAGATTGACCATCAGTGCTTGTTACGCGACCTTGTCTCTGAAGAAACAAATATTGCAGGGTCATGTTCGCTGTATTGCCGAATTGTACTGGTCGAGAATATATCACGTGGTATCGTGGAAATTCTGGGCTCGACCCTGGATATTGATCCGTTGTTCTTCAAGGCTCATATTGGACGCAATGGCTGCTCCAAAAATCCGATGTTGGAATATGCAGATGATTCATGCCAGAAGTTCCTTACGTGCCACTACCCTCGAGCCATTACGCTGGAGGGCGTACAGGGATCTGTTGAATGTGAGAATTATGTGAGGCAAATAAACGTTGATAGGGATGCCCTCCTTCTACATTCGACTCCAGAAAACACATTCAATGCGTCCATTCAGCATCGCTGCTCCGTCTGggtaaaatcttataaaagtGGTGGTTGGCTTG CCCTGATCCTAGTTGACCCTCCAGTCCTCAATGGTGGTTTCCAACTCACCCCAGAAAGTAGTGCAGTGCGTCCCATTACAACCTCTGGCTGTCGACTCTTCCAGGTTGGCAACGGAGACACCACCGGTACTGTCCTACCCGACGAGGGAAATCGGCTATCCGGCCCTTTCTGCGAGGGAAATAATTCATCTTGTCCTCCTCGAGACGGACTATTTGATGATCTCATTTACTACTGGACGAATAGACCCGCATCGTTCTTCGACATCACCAGACCCCCGATGAGTTTTCTGGCTTACTTCCCCATCCAGATCGCCCTCGCTGAATGGAAAAACAGCAACATTGCAATGGTCCTGTTTCTCCGACACTACGACTCGGAACTGATCAGAAGGGCAGTCAGAAAGAAGCTTGCCGAAACCAAGAAAAATCTTGAAGACTGCACCCGTCCGCCCAAGCAGTCTGAGTCTAGCGTCTCGAACTTGACAGGCTTCCGCCGCTGGTTCATGTCCACTATCAATCCTCCTCAAGCTCACGATAAAACTACCCAGCCCCGCGAGAGCTCTGAAAAGAAAACCCGCAAAATCAATCGGTCTGACCCTATGTTCCAGACCTTCATGACCATGCGAACTTGGATCATGCCCATTATCACGCAGGACTACCGGGATATCAAGTACCTTAGATCTCATACATTAGCCCTTCCACCCATTATCGACTCTTATGATGCCGTTATCAACAGCCTAGGACAATTCGCCTCGGCCCTTGATACAATCTTACCCGTTGGTAAAGAGTTCGCCAATGACCGCACTAACACCATCATACCCTTCCATCGTGAGTATTAA
- a CDS encoding putative nicotinamide nucleotide transhydrogenase (COG:I;~EggNog:ENOG410PKE2;~InterPro:IPR026255,IPR008142,IPR007698,IPR036291, IPR024605,IPR008143,IPR007886,IPR029035,IPR034300;~PFAM:PF02233,PF01262,PF05222,PF12769;~TransMembrane:13 (n3-12c16/17o513-534i541-563o569-588i608-628o634-652i659-678o684-703i715-735o747-768i789-806o812-830i842-860o866-888i);~go_function: GO:0008746 - NAD(P)+ transhydrogenase activity [Evidence IEA];~go_function: GO:0016491 - oxidoreductase activity [Evidence IEA];~go_process: GO:0055114 - oxidation-reduction process [Evidence IEA];~go_process: GO:1902600 - proton transmembrane transport [Evidence IEA]) — protein sequence MSVPLFLRSALLPCRAVPGAYPRDSRSIVKTTLQVRCLPLLATRYNGLEQLPLPTSSRRRYATAASASPSVPVVPYSALTVGVPRETYPNERRVAVTPQNVSLLLKKGFSRVLVERGAGEEAKLHDQVYEQAGATLVDRGSIWSQSDIILKVRNPQQQGPIDEIGALRQGSTVISFLYPAQNKPLVEKLASRGVTSFAMDMIPRISRAQTYDALSSMANIAGYKAVLEASNHFGRFLTGQVTAAGKVIPPGKVLVIGAGVAGLSAIASARRLGAIVRGFDTRSAAREQVQSLGAEFIEVDIQEEGSGQGGYAKEMSKEFIEAEMKLFMEQAREVDIIITTALIPGKPAPKLITKEMVAAMKPGSVIVDLAAEAGGNCEATIPGELTKFQDVTVIGYTDLPSRLPTQSSTLYSNNIIKYLLSMSPKEKSFGIDLADEVVRGSIVTHDGKIIPPAPRPVPPPAPKQEIPTPAKEQAELAISPWQKATRDVTATTAGMGTALALGKATGPVFMSNMLTFGLAGLVGYRAVWGVAPALHSPLMSVTNAISGMVGIGGFFIMGGGYVPSTIPEALGAASVLLAFMNVSGGFVITKRMLDMFKRPTDPPEYPWLYAIPAVLFVGGFLAAASTGMAGLVQAGYLVSSVLCIASISGLASQQTARRGNILGILGVAAGIIASLAAVGFSPEVLTQFGAVAGLGSVAGALIGRRITPTGLPQTVAALHSVVGLAAVLTSIGSVVADISHVSTLHMVTAYLGVLIGGVTFTGSIVAFLKLAGRMSSRPMILPGRHLINTSLLGSNVATMGAFVTMAPGSPAIAATCLGANTLLSFLKGYTTTAAIGGADMPVVITVLNAYSGFALVAEGFMLNNPLLTSVGSLIGVSGSILSYIMCVAMNRSLTNVLFGGIAAPQQVKKIEGEVVQATVDDTVEALSNAESVIIVVGYGMAVAKAQYALAEIVRMLHARGVTVRFAIHPVAGRMPGQCNVLLAEASVPYDIVLEMDEINDDFPDTDVTLVIGANDTVNPIALEPDSPISGMPVLHAWKSKEVVVMKRSMSSGYADVPNPMFYMPGTRMLFGDAKTSCDAIKSALEARK from the exons ATGAGTGTACCGCTGTTTCTGCGCTCGGCGCTGTTGCCATGCCGAGCAGTTCCTGGAGCCTATCCACGGGACTCCCGCTCTATTGTCAAGACCACTC TGCAAGTGCGATGCCTTCCATTGTTAGCCACCAGATACAACGGCCTTGAACAGCTGCCACTTCCGACGTCGTCTCGCAGAAGATACGCTACTGCTGCATCCGCATCGCCGTCCGTCCCAGTCGTACCTTACTCCGCCCTGACCGTTGGTGTACCTCGTGAAACATACCCGAACGAACGTCGTGTTGCCGTGACCCCTCAGAATGTCTCCCTGTTGCTCAAAAAAGGATTCTCGCGTGTGTTGGTAGAACGCGGCGCTGGAGAGGAAGCCAAGCTACACGATCAAGTATACGAACAAGCTGGAGCAACACTAGTCGATCGGGGTTCAATATGGTCTCAGAGCGACATCATTTTGAAGGTCCGCAATCCTCAGCAGCAAGGTCCCATCGACGAAATCGGAGCACTGCGCCAGGGAAGCACGGTTATTTCGTTCCTGTATCCGGCCCAGAACAAGCCACTGGTCGAGAAACTTGCTTCGCGTGGCGTCACATCATTTGCCATGGACATGATACCAAGAATATCTCGCGCACAAACATACGACGCCCTTAG TTCCATGGCCAATATTGCTGGGTATAAAGCTGTCTTGGAAGCGTCCAATCATTTTGGTCGGTTCCTGACGGGCCAAGTTACTGCCGCTGG AAAGGTT ATCCCCCCAGGCAAGGTTTTGGTTATTGGCGCTGGCGTGGCTGGTTTGAGCGCAATCGCATCT GCTCGTCGCTTGGGAGCTATTGTTAGAGGCTTCGATACCCGTTCTGCTGCTCGTGAACAAGTCCAGTCCCTTGGTGCCGAGTTCATAGAGGTAGACATCCAAGAGGAAGGATCAGGCCAAGGTGGATATGCCAAAGAGATGTCGAAGGAATTTATTGAAGCGGAGATGAAGCTTTTCATGGAACAAGCTCGGGAAGTAGATATCATTATCACGACTGCTCTCATCCCTGGAAAGCCTGCACCTAAGCTAATCACGAAAGAG ATGGTTGCTGCAATGAAACCTGGATCTGTCATCGTCGATCTTGCCGCGGAAGCAGGCGGGAACTGTGAAGCAACTATACCTGGCGAATTGACTAAGTTTCAAGATGTGACTGTTATTG GATATACTGACTTACCGTCGCGTCTCCCAACCCAATCATCTACATTATAttccaacaacatcatcaaatACCTTCTGTCCATGTCCCCTAAAGAGAAGTCCTTTGGCATTGATTTAGCAGATGAGGTCGTTCGCGGTTCTATTGTTACACACGATGGAAAGATCATACCGCCAGCCCCACGGCCAGTGCCACCTCCTGCACCTAAGCAAGAGATCCCCACGCCTGCCAAAGAACAAGCAGAATTGGCAATTTCGCCTTGGCAAAAGGCTACGCGCGATGTTACTGCCACTACCGCTGGTATGGGGACTGCTCTTGCTCTGGGCAAGGCTACAGGACCTGTGTTCATGAGCAACATGTTGACATTTGGTCTTGCTGGTCTGGTCGGCTATCGTGCAGTGTGGGGTGTTGCGCCAGCTCTTCATTCCCCCTTAATGAGCGTTACAAATGCGATTTCTG GTATGGTCGGAATTGGCGGTTTCTTCATTATGGGCGGAGGCTACGTGCCCAGCACGATACCCGAAGCCCTAGGTGCTGCTTCAGTTCTACTGGCATTTATGAACGTATCGGGTGGCTTCGTTATTACCAAACGCATGTTGGATATGTTCAAGC GTCCGACTGATCCGCCTGAATACCCTTGGCTTTACGCTATTCCAGCTGTGCTGTTTGTTGGGGGCTTCCTTGCTGCTGCCAGCACTGGAATGGCGGGGCTTGTGCAAGCCGGTTATCTTGTCAGCAGTGTTCTCTGTATTG CCTCGATCTCGGGTCTTGCTTCTCAGCAAACTGCTAGGCGTGGGAATATCCTTGGAATACTCGGAGTCGCAGCTGGAATCATTGCTTCTTTGGCAGCTGTAGGGTTCTCGCCCGAAGTGTTAACCCAATTTGGCGCGGTGGCTGGCCTAGGTTCTGTCGCTG GAGCTCTCATAGGACGACGAATCACACCAACTGGGCTTCCCCAGACCGTTGCTGCTCTCCATTCTGTGGTTGGGCTCGCGGCTGTCCTTACAAGCATAGGGAGCGTAGTGGCTGACATCTCTCACGTATCCACATTGCACATGGTGACGGCGTATCTGGGCGTTCTGATCG GTGGTGTTACCTTTACTGGTTCTATTGTGGCTTTCCTGAAGCTCGCCGGACGTATGTCTTCGCGACCAATGATACTACCTGGTAGACACTTGATCAACACGAGTCTGCTTGGAAGTAATGTGGCCACAATGGGAGCCTTTGTTACAATGGCACCTGGATCCCCAGCGATTGCAGCGACGTGCTTAGGCGCAAATACCCTGCTTAGTTTTTTGAAAGGTTATACTACGACCGCTGCCATTGGTGGGGCTGATATGC CGGTGGTGATTACCGTTTTGAATGCATACTCCGGATTTGCTCTGGTTGCTGAAGGCTTCATGCTCAATaaccccctcctcaccaGTGTAGGCTCTTTGATTGGAGTTAGCGGTTCGATATTGTCCTACATTATG TGCGTCGCTATGAACCGCTCGCTTACCAATGTCTTGTTTGGCGGCATTGCAGCTCCTCAGCAAGTAAAGAAGATCGAAGGCGAGGTAGTCCAGGCAACTGTCGACGATACCGTGGAAGCATTGTCAAATGCTGAAAGCGTCATAATT GTTGTTGGATATGGCATGGCTGTAGCGAAGGCGCAGTATGCCCTGGCTGAGATCGTGCGTATGCTACATGCCAGAGGTGTTACTGTGCGATTCGCCATTCATCCTGTTGCAGGCAGGATGCCAGGTCAATGCAATGTGCTTCTGGCGGAGGCGTCGGTTCCTTATGATA TCGTGCTCGAAATGGATGAGATAAACGATGACTTTCCGGACACTGACGTTACCCTTGTGATCGGTGCTAATGACACGGTCAATCCAATCGCCCTGGAGCCTGACTCGCCGATCTCGGGTATGCCAGTACTGCATGCGTGGAAAAGCAAGGAGGTTGTTGTGATGAAGCGCAGCATGTCCAGCGGATACG CCGACGTACCAAACCCGATGTTCTACATGCCTGGAACAAGGATGCTTTTTGGAGATGCCAAGACCTCTTGCGATG CTATCAAATCTGCTCTCGAGGCGCGTAAATAG
- a CDS encoding uncharacterized protein (COG:S;~EggNog:ENOG410PU0E), translating into MSLEKFIDDLPCNREQWVQYAKRAGLLHKSLRHCKKLQSESCVNDEQFMLFRTICPESIHPDYFNPADYGLDLTTASDTLAMSQGFQAYLNQVGTNNFRGLGEFGTTLVQQWEVLEGLRNGTDPLKCSDKTPVNSSLIKLLQALSLLPTTTTSEWRSTKIRLRGTFGNHNLRSGESPPQFVAITDGQLQDKQTGNIKSVIKCERYPRNMMGKAVDMQEAASVVAWASQYPDTDRSINEHHRVLVSKYGCEIWITFAGYDNSWADYLDGRGGGGTRQPSLMTMQRYGPYSIADRLRVLQVSTILLAISL; encoded by the exons ATGTCTCTCGAAAAATTTATCGATGACCTTCCTTGCAACAGAGAGCAATGGGTACAATATGCCAAGCGGGCCGGCCTTTTGCACAAGTCGCTGCGACACTGCAAGAAACTCCAGTCAGAATCTTGCGTCAACGATGAGCAATTTATGCTCTTTAGAACGATATGCCCCGAATCCATTCACCCAGACTATTTTAATCCTGCTGACTATGGTCTTGACTTAACTACAGCCTCTGATACATTGGCAATGTCCCAAGGCTTTCAAGCCTACCTCAACCAAGTCGGCACAAACAACTTCCGGGGCCTGGGAGAATTTGGCACTACTCTCGTTCAACAGTGGGAAGTACTGGAAGGCCTTAGAAACGGGACTGATCCGCTTAAGTGCTCTGATAAAACTCCTGTCAATTCTAGTCTGATCAAGCTACTCCAGGCGCTTTCCTTGTTACCTACCACGACTACCTCCGAGTGGCGTAGCACCAAGATCCGTTTGAGGGGAACATTCGGTAATCATAATCTTCGTTCAGGCGAGTCTCCTCCCCAGTTTGTTGCCATTACAGATGGTCAATTGCAAGATAAGCAGACAGGTAACATCAAGTCTGTGATTAAATGCGAGAGATACCCTCGCAATATGATGGGCAAGGCAGTCGATATGCAGGAGGCTGCTTCAGTTGTTGCTTGGGCCAGCCAGTATCCTGATACTGATAGAAGTATCAATGAACACCA TCGGGTTCTTGTTTCAAAGTATGGATGCGAAATATGGATAACCTTTGCAGGATATGACAACTCTTGGGCAGACTACCTAGATGGccgtggtggaggtggaacGAGGCAACCCAGCCTGATGACGATGCAAAGATACGGTCCCTACAGTATAGCGGATAGACTCCGAGTATTGCAGGTGTCTACGATCCTGCTTGCTATTTCACTTTAG
- a CDS encoding uncharacterized protein (SECRETED:SignalP(1-20)) encodes MRFSVISVSLLSLFASSALAIPSASGALSCSDVSSELSGYEQRLAKATDTSSPKYQAAQNLIDSAKNLQSADCGSSSKRSYYPPESTGLIGEVLNAVDSLLEALGL; translated from the exons ATGCGTTTCTCCGTCATCTCTgtttccctcctctccctcttcgcctcctcGGCTCTGGCTATCCCCTCCGCTTCTGGCGCCCTGAGCTGCAGCGATGTCAGCTCTGAGCTCTCTGGCTACGAGCAGCGTCTCGCAAAGGCCACCGACACCAGCTCTCCCAAGTACCAGGCCGCCCAGAACCTGATCGACTCTGCCAAGAACCTCCAGTCTGCCGACTGCGGCAGCTCCAGCAAGAGATCCTACTACCCTCCCGAGAGCACCGGTCTCATTGGAGAGGTCCTGAACGCTGTTGACTCGCTC CTCGAGGCTCTCGGTCTGTAA